From the genome of Gorilla gorilla gorilla isolate KB3781 chromosome 4, NHGRI_mGorGor1-v2.1_pri, whole genome shotgun sequence, one region includes:
- the KCNH4 gene encoding voltage-gated delayed rectifier potassium channel KCNH4 isoform X2, whose translation MPVMKGLLAPQNTFLDTIATRFDGTHSNFLLANAQGTRGFPIVYCSDGFCELTGYGRTEVMQKTCSCRFLYGPETSEPALQRLHKALEGHQEHRAEICFYRKDGSAFWCLLDMMPIKNEMGEVVLFLFSFKDITQSGSPGLGPQGGRGDSNHENSLGRRGATWKFRSARRRSRTVLHRLTGHFGRRGQGGMKANNNVFEPKPSVPEYKVASVGGSRCLLLHYSVPKAIWDGLILLATFYVAVTVPYNVCFSGDDDTPITSRHTLVSDIAVEMLFILDIILNFRTTYVSQSGQVISAPRSIGLHYLATWFFVDLIAALPFDLLYIFNITVTSLVHLLKTVRLLRLLRLLQKLERYSQCSAVVLTLLMSVFALLAHWMACIWYVIGRREMEANDPLLWDIGWLHELGKRLEVPYVNGSVGGPSRRSAYIAALYFTLSSLTSVGFGNVCANTDAEKIFSICTMLIGALMHAVVFGNVTAIIQRMYSRRSLYHSRMKDLKDFIRVHRLPRPLKQRMLEYFQTTWAVNSGIDANELLRDFPDELRADIAMHLNREILQLPLFGAASRGCLRALSLHIKTSFCAPGEYLLRRGDALQAHYYVCSGSLEVLRDNMVLAILGKGDLIGADIPEPGQEPGLGADPSFVLKTSADVKALTYCGLQQLSSRGLAEVLRLYPEYGAAFRAGLPRDLTFNLRQGSDTSGLSRFSRSPRLSQPRSESLGSSSDKTLPSITEAESGAEPGGGPRPRRPLLLPNLSPARPRGSLVSLLGEELPPFSALVSSPSLSPSLSPALAGQGHSASPHGPPRCSAAWKPPQLLIPPLGTFGPPDLSPRIVDGIEDSGSTAEAPSFRFSRRPELPRPRSHAPPTGTGPSPELASEAEEVKEKVCRLNQEISRLNQEVSQLSRELRHIMGLLQARLGPPGHPAGSAWTPDPPCPQLRPPCLSPCASRPPPSLQDTTLAEVHCPASVGTMETGTALLDLRPSILPPYPSEPDPLGPSPVPEASPPTPSLLRHSFQSRSDTFH comes from the exons CAGGAGCACCGGGCTGAAATCTGCTTCTACCGCAAGGATG GCTCAGCCTTTTGGTGCCTCCTGGACATGATGCCCATCAAGAATGAGATGGGGGAGGTCGTGCTGTTCCTCTTTTCCTTCAAGGATATCACTCAGAGTGGAAGCCCAGGACTTGGCCCCCAAGGAGGCCGCGGGGACAGTAATCACG AAAACTCCCTTGGTAGAAGGGGAGCCACCTGGAAATTTCGGTCTGCCAGAAGACGGAGCCGTACTGTCCTACACCGACTGACCGGCCACTTTGGCCGCCGGGGCCAGGGAGGCATGAAGGCCAATAAT AACGTGTTTGAGCCAAAGCCATCAGTGCCCGAGTACAAGGTGGCCTCCGTGGGGGGGTCTCGCTGCCTCCTCCTCCACTACAGCGTCCCCAAGGCCATCTGGGACGGCCTTATCCTCCTTGCCACCTTCTACGTTGCGGTCACCGTCCCCTACAATGTCTGTTTCTCGGGTGACGATGACACCCCCATCACTTCGCGACACACCCTTGTCAGCGACATCGCCGTGGAAATGCTCTTCATCCTAG ATATCATCCTGAACTTCCGCACCACCTATGTGTCCCAGTCCGGCCAGGTAATCTCTGCTCCTCGTTCCATTGGCCTCCACTATCTGGCCACCTGGTTCTTCGTCGACCTTATTGCTGCTCTGCCCTTTGACCTGCTTTACATCTTCAACATCACCGTG ACCTCGCTGGTGCACCTACTGAAGACAGTGCGGCTGTTGCGGCTGCTGCGGCTGCTGCAGAAGCTGGAGCGGTACTCTCAGTGCAGTGCTGTGGTGCTCACGCTGCTCATGTCGGTCTTTGCGCTCCTTGCCCACTGGATGGCCTGCATCTGGTATGTCATCGGGCGCCGGGAGATGGAGGCCAATGACCCGCTGCTCTGGGACATTG GCTGGTTGCATGAGCTGGGCAAGCGTCTGGAGGTGCCCTATGTCAATGGCTCGGTGGGTGGCCCATCGCGGCGCAGCGCCTACATCGCGGCACTGTACTTCACTCTAAGCAGCCTCACCAGTGTGGGCTTTGGCAACGTGTGTGCCAACACCGACGCCGAGAAGATCTTCTCCATCTGCACAATGCTCATAGGCG ccctGATGCACGCTGTGGTGTTCGGGAACGTGACAGCCATCATCCAGCGCATGTACTCGCGCCGCTCGCTCTACCACAGCCGCATGAAGGACCTCAAGGACTTCATCCGTGTGCACCGCCTGCCGCGGCCGCTCAAGCAGCGCATGCTCGAATACTTCCAGACCACGTGGGCCGTCAACAGCGGCATCGACGCCAACGAG TTACTGCGTGACTTCCCAGACGAGCTGAGAGCTGACATTGCTATGCACCTGAATCGGGAGATCCTGCAGCTGCCGTTGTTCGGGGCAGCGAGCAGGGGCTGCCTGCGGGCCCTATCGCTGCACATCAAGACCTCGTTCTGCGCTCCGGGCGAGTACCTGTTGCGCCGTGGGGATGCCCTGCAGGCACATTACTATGTCTGCTCCGGCTCGCTTGAGGTGCTCCGAGACAACATGGTGCTGGCCATCCTGG GGAAGGGGGACCTGATTGGAGCAGATATCCCTGAGCCGGGGCAGGAGCCTGGGTTGGGAGCAGACCCAAGCTTCGTGCTAAAGACCAGCGCTGATGTGAAAGCTCTGACCTACTGTGGCCTGCAGCAGCTGAGCAGCCGAGGGCTGGCTGAGGTCCTGAGGCTCTATCCTGAGTATGGGGCTGCCTTCCGGGCTGGCCTGCCCCGGGACCTCACCTTCAACCTGCGCCAGGGCTCTGACACCAGT GGCCTCAGCCGCTTTTCCCGATCCCCTCGACTCTCCCAG CCCCGCTCAGAAAGCCTCGGCTCCTCCTCAGACAAGACGCTGCCATCCATCACAGAGGCCGAGAGTGGCGCGGAGCCTGGGGGTGGTCCCAGGCCCCGACGGCCCCTCCTGCTGCCCAACCTCAGCCCAGCACGGCCTCGGGGCTCCCTGGTCAGCCTTTTGGGCGAGGAGCTGCCCCCATTCTCAGCCCttgtctcctctccttccttgtcCCCATCCCTGTCCCCTGCCCTGGCTGGCCAGGGCCACAGTGCCTCCCCTCATGGCCCCCCCAGGTGCTCTGCTGCCTGGAAGCCCCCTCAGCTTCTCATTCCCCCACTGGGAACCTTTGGACCTCCGGACCTCAGTCCCCG GATAGTGGATGGCATTGAGGACTCTGGCAGCACAGCTGAGGCCCCTTCATTCCGGTTCAGCAGGAGGCCTGAACTGCCAAGGCCCCGCTCCCATGCACCCCCTACAG GGACCGGGCCCAGCCCAGAACTGGCCAGTGAGGCTGAGGAGGTGAAGGAAAAGGTTTGCCGGCTGAACCAGGAG ATCTCTCGTCTCAATCAGGAGGTGTCTCAGCTTAGCCGGGAGCTGCGGCACATCATGGGCCTGCTGCAGGCCAGGCTGGGTCCCCCAGGCCACCCAGCAGGCTCCGCTTGGACCCCAGACCCTCCTTGTCCACAGCTGAGGCCACCATGCCTCTCTCCTTGTGCGTCCAGACCACCACCCAGCCTCCAGGATACTACGCTTGCTGAAGTTCACTGCCCAGCCAGTGTGGGGACCATGGAGACAGGGACTGCGCTCCTGGACTTGAGACCTTCCATATTGCCCCCCTACCCCTCAGAGCCTGACCCTCTGGGACCCTCTCCGGTGCCAGAGgcctcacccccaaccccaagCCTCTTGAGGCACAGTTTCCAGTCCAGGTCAGACACGTTCCACTGA